Genomic DNA from Gilliamella sp. ESL0441:
TAATCAAGGCTCAATTGGGAGATCCTTTACCTCGTCATCCTGTATTAGCCGATTACTTAACAGGCTCTAAAGATTTTGTTACTAAAAAAATTGCCAACATAATGTTAGCTATGAATATGGAAGGGGTGCGTATTGTACCGATAGAGCTTTCAGACCGGAAAGGTGGCTACATTGATGATTATTACTGTATTTACGTTGATGATAATACGTTTGAAGCATTGGACAAAGAAAAATCAGATTATAAATACGACGAAAAATGTGATATGTACTTTATTAACAAATATGTCTTAGACAGAGAAGTTTTAAAAAAAATTCCATTAAACAAACGTTTGGGATGGAGATTATTAGAAGAGCCCGGAATTTATTTATATCATAAATCAGTAATTGATGAAATCAAAAAACTAAATCCAACCGGTGTTGAATTTATAAATATTGAAGAATATGAGGGAATGTATAATTAAAGTTTAATAAATCTATGATAATTTATGAATTAGGTATAGATGGAAATAACCCAACCTAATTAGGATTTCCTTTACTTGTAGCCATTAATGCACCTAGATGGTTGCACGGGCGCACATGGGATGCATCTTCCAATAATCTTAAAGTTGAAGAACGCATACCTAACGATGTGATTCATTCCCTCAAATTACGTGGACATGATGTGCAAATTGTTGATGATTACACCGATACCATGGGTCATACCGTGCCATTCTTATCGATGCAAATCATCATCTACTAATGGGCGCAAACGACCCTAGAGAGGATGGTTTAGCGACTGGATATTAATATTATTTGGGTAGTGAGTTTATATTTATAATATGATATGACTGCC
This window encodes:
- a CDS encoding imm11 family protein — encoded protein: MKDFEYYFMMCKEDQAFPMIDLLDQRKEIIKAQLGDPLPRHPVLADYLTGSKDFVTKKIANIMLAMNMEGVRIVPIELSDRKGGYIDDYYCIYVDDNTFEALDKEKSDYKYDEKCDMYFINKYVLDREVLKKIPLNKRLGWRLLEEPGIYLYHKSVIDEIKKLNPTGVEFINIEEYEGMYN